In the genome of Microplitis demolitor isolate Queensland-Clemson2020A chromosome 5, iyMicDemo2.1a, whole genome shotgun sequence, the window tacaattttcaaaattcaaattcggAGAAGCCTTCATACGATCACATTTTtgccttaattttgaaatgaatcgttcaaatttttgatattacggcgaaaatattggtctcataaaaaaagttctcaaacaaaagttgtagaaaatttaattttataaaaaaaatgtctcttataattttcttttacgaccagtattttcaccgtaattcaaaaattaagattcataatgaatgattcaaatttttgttaattataaaaatcttaatttttgaattacgcCTTTCTTAttagttttaagaaaaaattataagagacattttttttataaaatcaaatttccaacaacttttaattgaaaaatttttttacacgacCAGTATTTTCGCCgtgatatcaaaaatttgacaccattaattatgaattgttattttcaaattaaggCAAAAATCTTGGGCCTAATCACTAGTATTTTGGAGTAAGATTgccaaatttcaaatttgatgactaatttatctatatatgtatatattttgatgaaagaattgaaaatttatgatatctttttgtacataaatataatgaaagctttttaattgttaaattaatttgatttttttttaacagctcGGAATGCCAAGTTATATCAGGGAATATAATTTTCAGGCTGCTTGACAGGCTCACCAATTGAGGTAACGAAGTAGTCGAGTATCGGCCCGACGGATGTCAACCCAGAATAATTATTGCTATTCTCTACATAATTCCAAAATGTTGTAGGCTACATCTCTAAcgaaatctatatatatatatatatatatatatatatatatatatatatatatatatatatatgtcaaattaattgaatatactACACGTACATACCaactagtatatatatatatatatatatatatatatatataaattgtaaattattcactttatattaataattacactaTTGAGTTTGAATGggatttgattatttttcataatttgtaaatgtcccattaatattataaactcttaattaatattaaattatacaacAAATGAACAtgcataatataataataataattaaatgtcaatgataataatttagtgactgcgtgataaataaaaaaattattataagtaaatatttgcgtatgatattaataaagtaaCGGCGCATTGGTAATTATCGGCAGTAACTGTAGGGCATATTcgaatatattatttacatgtGTTATCAGCCGATCATCAGAACgctaatgaaaatttgaatcatgATTATTGATTTACAGATAATGGGCAAGTGGTACGTAGTGGAAATTTTGGAACACAAGCCGATACCAGAGCAGGAAATTGGCTCGAAGCTCGTGATCGATAGATGTCCGATAATCAGGCTTCGATTCGACGAGAGAGGTCTTATCAGGCTGCTGTGGAGCGAGGAAAAAGGCCAGCTCGAGTACACCTTTAGTCTTCCGAATTCAAAAATAAGCGGAGTTTGGAATTCAGCTGCTAAACAAAAtggtattttttatgttttattacaCCAGTTAAGAAATTACTTTAACTGCAATTATATAGAGTTTAAATAACtacttaaatttcaattaaattcttaacaattttaatcCTCAGGAAACTTTATCACTAAAAACACTTTAAATGGTGTACGGCCTgagtcattattaattttacgagcaaaattcatttatagaCGTCAGAtggtttaataataaaacgaaaGATAAAAAACGATCAGTCACTTGAGGAAATCGTACGATatcattaaatgataaaaaaaaaatgtacaagttttaaaaactcgaagatttttatactttaGTATTCAgcgaaagtaaaaaattttttatctcataaAACTCGTTTACAAATATGCTGCATACTCAATTGAAATAGAtatcaaaagaaatatttagtTATACTATAGactacatatattatataaaacgCGATGGAACGGTAGAAGAACTTGCATTAAAGTATCTAACAActaaaatactttatttctcaaaaacttGAGATACGAGAAAACTTGTGCTCGCACGTAACATTGACTTGAATCACTTGAATATTgagattgaattattttattacttttattttaaactatttttcccTCCCATATACATGTAGAGAAAGCGCGGGAAAACGGATcacctcaaaaattttataaaaaaatttttttttatgatcatcgattacttttattttaattctcgTACAGTTTTGAGTATCCAAATCTTTTTTCGGAAATTTTTCGGACTCAATGAATTTTTGGCCCGAACGGTGTCTtctatattcaaattttatgtaaattatttatctttttttttcgggCTAGACAGTTTCCGCCTgaggaaaaataaacttttctatggggaaatttgattttcaaatgtaaatggagtcaaaaaaaaaagcggaCCCGTTTTTCCCGCCTTTCTTTTATGTATCTTTCATGATTCTTATAAAGAGAAAGTTACACaaagaaagttttaaataagaaaacaaaattcaattttatgagGGTTTTttggtgataaaaaattttaaattaaaacaaatgttATCTttgtaaacattttataaCTTGGAAATTTAtggctaattttttattattttcagagCCACCATACCGCCTAGAGCGTATTGATTgtctattaaaatattgaatatttttaaattgacctcaagaattttatatcaattattttatgaaaatcctATATCtgcaattatttgaaaaaataattaatttcaagcattagctaaaataattcaattatttttcgattctACTTTAACTTGCTGCCcatctataaaacaaaaaagccccataataaatttgttctaaaaaattcgtatttttttcCCTTATTATCGGGGAAGAATATTGATTAGTTATTTCCATAATGACTTTTCATAGCAAGTACTCTTTAATATTAACTTGACcgagaatataaatttttcaaagctgATAATCATAACgttgatggaaaaaattatttttcaatttataatggaatttattttgaactgaaaaaaaaaaagcgggaATTATATCAAAGCTCGTGATCAATAGATTCctgtaatacatttttaatgacgcaaaaaaatctaataaaagcTAAAGTATGCTCTTGCTATTGGAAatatcttgaaaaaatttaagacgcatttaaaaaaaaaaattaccggaaagaaaattttaattttaattttaaaaaataaataaataaatttctgttaATTACGAATGTCAGCATTgaaagacaattaaaaaaattcggacACAATTGGATTGTAATTATCAACTCACATGTcatgagttatttttaattactatttttaaataataaaaaataaaaacaattcaaatttctttGACATCAGAAATTTAGTACAAATAAtctcatattaatttaatcaaaacaaTGTCAGTTTCATTTGACAAAGTACCTGAGCAGCATTCTCGTTAATCtcatttctaaaaaaaaatttatatatatatatatatatgtacgaaGTATATGAAGAACAAAAAAGTCTGTATGAAAAAACTGCAAACGTCAGTAAATTCATTATAacgagatattttttatcctgTCGTCAACACCGGAAACTCGTTTCTCACTCTCTTATATGATTTTTCATTAAGCTGCAGAATTTCCACTAGATAATTGTGACGCTAATGAACGTATGAATCTAACAGAgcactctaaaaaaaaaattaattcccaCGTATCAATATGCTggtttttttctgtgtaacgATTTGCGaattattttacagtaaattaataatttaaaatgatgatCAAAGAAACTactaatattatatatgagtAATATATCGGGATCGTTGGTGCAGTAGTCGGAATTTATTAATAGCCGATTAACGTAATagtattaatgaattaatcgTGGATTGTTGGGTGCATATAAACTCGGATATTCAGTTTCGACTAGCCGTCATGAGCAAATTGGCGGTTTGGAGATTATAGTTTATGGTGATCGTCAGAAAGCCTCCGACAGACGTTTACTCTGTGATGCTGGTCAACGGCTACCCGACGGGAACGTTCGCGCCCGAATGCGGTTTAACGAACCgctttcaaaatatatatatatatatatatattcgaatAGATACGTGCATGTGTGTCTATCATATCAcgatataaacatttattacataCATACTCTGTAGGATCTtagtgatatatatatatttatatatatatgtctatctTTTGAATGAGTATATGCGGTCACTTGACCAGTTAAACTAATTACTCAATcggataataatgaaataactaATTGCCGACACAATTTGCtggacattttaaaaaaattcaaaattttgcgggaaaaatattttaaaatttagggTAAGAGAAGTTTAGTTTATCAGCGCATTTTCCTTATTATCATTAGtaatttgtttgaaaacttgaaaatgaaataaaaaaatatgattttaaaaattagtatgaaatttataatttaataaaaaactaaaagtttaatataaagttatataagtCTTTCATTCAAGCATTTCAAATAGActttaaatgcaaataactttaaaactattgtactgaatcatttaaaatttaaatctaaaactCACTTATTACAACTAATATATAAAGTagtaaaattcaaagtaatgtatatatgtatagaccagtaaataataataataatagtaatgaattgtgataaaataattaataaaaaattttgtattaacaGGATCACTGATCGGGAAAACTTACACTCAGTTCGAGGGGTCAGTCCTCGTGATGAAAGCCGTTGCGCAGCATGTACTCTTGACATTTTGTTCGGAAAACATTGACTACCAGTTATACTCGATTTTAATGGGTCGTCAGCACATTCTCGAGAAGAGCAGCATCACAGGCATCCACAACCTGTTGAAAAGACGTACGCTACCTATTTCAAGTACCAGATCAACCTGCGCAAAAGGTCGAGGATCAGCCGTCTCTCCTGCCAATGCATTCAAAACCACTCTGATTTTATACATTCTGTTTACCATTAGCTTTTTTATATCAAACCCCGAACGCCATTGAATCCACGGTATTGAagattagataaaatttaaacttatgcGTACATATAAAATCGACTAGTCCGtaagataattattcttacaataattattttaaaaaataaataacaagcgGTCAAAGGCCTTTTTGGAAAAGGCACTGGACTCTGGATCTCACAGGTTTGAATCCACCTTAAACACAGCtatgtgtaataaatttattaatatattaatttatgttatattataaatatatatatattaaatttaattaatttaaattataattaataatactttagcTAAGTAATATTTGCACATCTCATGTGCAAATGCTCGATGTTACAATattattgacatatatataatatatatatatatatattatttattatagtatatatatgtacaaataaGATGATAATAAAACATGACTGagacgtttatttattatatttattctataataGCTtatgaaaacatatatatatatatatatatatatatatatatatatatatatatatatatatatatatgctgtaaaaaattttgagcccGTGGTGTAGTAGAGatttggtattaaaatttttaacagccGGTGtcattgtatatttatatatatatatatatatatatatatatatatatatatagatttatagtacaatgtaatatcaagaACTGTTGTACTATTGAAGAAGTGAATTATAAGCTTGAGCGCCTTGAGAGTTAACGTATAAACAGGACAGTTAagtaagtttaataattaaggtTAATTGTATGATTAACCCTACCCGGGAAAAATATATCTTGAGTTAATGATTTAAGACGTCCAGTTGTTTATAAGAGACTAATATACAGTAATAAAATCTTGacactttaaaaatatgtgtTAGGGTGACAATTATTTCCCACACTTTTGGGATGAGAATGAGAATTTCTATGGGTCGCTCAG includes:
- the LOC103569332 gene encoding uncharacterized protein LOC103569332 isoform X1 yields the protein MKWCMIILFFISSTWASNSIDAWNSPPNCASLKAQQDFDLDKIMGKWYVVEILEHKPIPEQEIGSKLVIDRCPIIRLRFDERGLIRLLWSEEKGQLEYTFSLPNSKISGVWNSAAKQNGSLIGKTYTQFEGSVLVMKAVAQHVLLTFCSENIDYQLYSILMGRQHILEKSSITGIHNLLKRRTLPISSTRSTCAKGRGSAVSPANAFKTTLILYILFTISFFISNPERH
- the LOC103569332 gene encoding uncharacterized protein LOC103569332 isoform X2; protein product: MIMGKWYVVEILEHKPIPEQEIGSKLVIDRCPIIRLRFDERGLIRLLWSEEKGQLEYTFSLPNSKISGVWNSAAKQNGSLIGKTYTQFEGSVLVMKAVAQHVLLTFCSENIDYQLYSILMGRQHILEKSSITGIHNLLKRRTLPISSTRSTCAKGRGSAVSPANAFKTTLILYILFTISFFISNPERH